The Sneathiella limimaris region CGACAGTGTAAAATCCTGCACCATGCTGGCCGTTCAGGCAGATGGCGCGGATGTTACGACAATTGAAGGACTTGCAAATGGCGATGATCTTCATCCCATGCAAACAGCCTTTAAAGAAAATCATGGTCTACAGTGCGGTTTTTGTACACCTGGCATGATAATGAGTGGGCCACACCCTGCTATGGAAGGGGAAGTCAAATATCTTCCCCTTCCTTTTTTATGAATTCCTGTACAAGTGAACAGTACCCTTATTGTGGTCGAAATAACGATCTTGTATGCTCGGCTCTAGTTTTGCCGCATGACAACAGACCTTGATATTGCAGCTAAAGATGACGTCATTGCGCACGCTCTGGAGTGGCAGAACAGTGGCCGAAAAGTAGCCCTCGCAACTGTTATCCAAACATGGGGCTCTGCCCCTCGCCCCATGGGAAGCCAACTTGCTATTGATGAAAAAGGTAACATGGTAGGCTCCGTCAGTGGGGGCTGTGTTGAGGGCGCTGTGGTGCAAGAAGCGATTGAGTTGATGCAATCCGGTGGATTTAAAACGCTTGAGTTTGGGGTAACCGATGATGAAGCCTGGGAGGTTGGCCTTGCCTGCGGCGGGCGGATCCGGATTTTCGTGGAAAGCATGACCTGAGGCGGAACATGGAGCCATTCTCGCCCATGCCGTTGATGCTGGCCCTCTTGGCCTGATCAAAAAAGGTACTTTTCTGACCAGCGACATGCTTTCCGCACTGAAAGACCAAAATGTCACTGAAATCTTGGCAGCCCGGTTGGAAAAAACAGACATCCCAGAAGATGAAGCCGCCGATACGTTGGCTCGATCCTTTAAAGGGCCATATGTAAATGCTGAAGCGCCTTTCACAGGCAGGTCCAACTTAATCGCAGATAGTGACGGTGTTGTTTGCCTCAACAGGTCCCTTTTGAAGGAAATCAATCGAATTGATCCGTCTATTACACTGGCAACCCTCAAAAATTTTGAGAAGGTTACCAAAGGTCAAATGGTTGGAACGGTCAAAATTATTCCTTTTTCCACTTCGGCCGATTTTATAGAGCAGGCCCTCCTAAAAACAGGGAAAGCTGACCAACATTTAATTTCGATCGTGCCATTTCAGCAGAAAAAAATCGCTGTTATCTCAACACGCCTGCCGCAAACCAGTGATAAACTCATTCAAAAATCAGAGCAGGTCCTGGAAGATCGCCTGAAAGCCTGTCAGAACCAGATCCTAAGCCGACACGAGGTGGAGCATCATGAAGCCAAGCTTGCTCCGCTTATCCGTTCGGTTGCCGAAGGCGGTGCAGATCTGATTTTGATTTTTGGGGCGTCTGCCATTACGGACATTCGCGATGTCGTCCCGGCTGCCGTGAAAGAGGCAGGGGGCCAAATTGATCACTTTGGCATGCCGGTTGACCCTGGCAATCTACTTCTCCTTGGAAAGCTGGGTTCCAGTATTGTGATAGGCCTGCCAGGCTGCACTCGGTCCCCTAAATTTAACGGCTTTGACTGGGTGTTGGAAAGAATATTGGCAGATATACCTGTGACCGCTGACGATATCACCGAACTTGGCGAAGGCGGCTTACTCAAAGAAATTGCAAGTAGGCCCCAACCGCGTTCCCGTAAACCCAGAGCGGAGAAGCAAAAATCCTACAAAATTGGTGCTCTTCTTCTGGCGGCAGGTCAATCACGACGGATGGGCAAAGACAATAAACTGTTGGCCGTAATTGATGGCAAACCAATGGTTCGCCATGTGGCGGAAACTCTGAAAGTTTCCGGATTATCCCCAATCCTGATGGTAACCGGGCATGAAGCTGACGAAGTTATAAAAACAGTCTGGGACCTTGGAATCAATACTTGTCATAACCCCAACTATTCCAATGGGTTATCAACAACTTTAAAAGTAGGCTTTGAGACCTTATCACCAAAGGTGGATGGCATTATTGTCTGTCTCGGGGATATGCCCTTTGTGACGCCTGAAATCCTCAATAAACTGATTGCCGCCTTTGATCCAGACAAGGGTAAATCGATTGTCATCCCAACTTTCAACGGAAAAAGGGGAAACCCAGTACTTCTCTCCAGTCAGTATTGGGATGAAATACAGTCGATCACGGGTGACTTAGGTGCAAAGGCTATTATTTCTGCCCATGAACATTCAGTGGAGCAAGTGGAAATTGACACGCAAACCATCTTCACGGATATAGATACCCCCGAAACTCTGGCGACTTACACCGATCAGATAAACTAAGTTAGGTAATGTTGTTGTGATTGAAGAATTGTACCAGAAAAACCTGATGCGTCTTGCTGCCAATGCCACAGGATCAGGAAAGCTGGATCACCCTGATCGGGAAGAAACCCTGGATAATCCAACTTGTGGTGACAGGATTACCATTCAGGTCCGTCTCGAAAATGGTAAAATTGTTGAGTTCGCACAAGAAAACAGAGCTTGTCTTTTATGTCAGGCATCTGCCTCATTACTCGCAGAACAGGCCATTGGCATGGATGCGGAAAGTCTTGATCAAGCCATAGAGAAGGTTCAGCATATTCTCAATGGTACTACAGAGACTGAAAATCCGCCTTGGGAAAAACTTGAATTTTTCACGCCCGTAAAGGATCATAAAAGTCGTCATATTTGTGTTCTATTGCCATTCAGAGCTTTGAAGAAATTATTATCGGACAAGGACAACTAAAAAGAATGCACCGAAAAGTGATAAAAGCTGCGCCCAAGAACCTGACCATCCCCTCTCCATGTACTGGGGTGTGTACCATGGATCTTAAAAATGAATATTGCATCGGGTGCTTTCGGACCCGTTTAGAAATCGGGGGATGGATCCATCTGGACAATGATGAAAAACTCCGGGTCATCAAGGAATTAAGAACACGTCGCAGGGAAGCAACCGGCAAATAAGATGCCTTAAACATGCCCCAATTCTGCCATTAAAGTTGCCAAGTTCGTTGTAAAGCTGCAATTATCCGTTCTATTGGGGAGATAGATCATGTACCTCAAGCTTTTGGCAGCACTCACCTTCTCATTTCTTAGTCTGACCTATCTGGTCATGGCAAATACCGTTCCGCAGACCATTGCCTGGGAACAGAAGTCAATAGAGCCGATTCTAATGCATGCTGAATGTCCAAGCGTGGATTTGACCGCTTTTAGCCATAAACGGCATATCTAAGGCGGTAACAGCTACAATTTTTCGTTGTTTTTGTGCGCTGCACCACATTTTGCGGCTGATCTCTCCTATTGCGTGATTTTAATCACATACTTTTCGTATTCCATCCCTATTATGCCAGCCTGATATATATCGAAGCAATATATGTCTTGATGTTGGGCGCATTTTTCCAACGGCATAATGGTAATTGACTATGGATGTACGAAACCTCTGTCTTGGCATTCTCACACTGGGGGATGCGACAGGATATGAAATCAAGAAGGCCTTTCAGGATCGCCTGAACCTTCTATATGACGCCAGTTTCGGGTCCATTTACCCTGCTCTAAACAAGCTGACCGAAGAAAAACTGGTCTCTTGCCGTGCGGAAACACAAACCAAACGTCCAGATAAAAAAGTTTATTCAATCACTGAAGCCGGCAAAGCAGCGTTTATCAAGGAACTGCAAAAGGATCCGTTACCAGACAAGTTCCGGTCCGACACACTGGCAACAATGATATTCACGCATTTTCTATCGCGGGATCAGATCACCCGCATGCTGGATGAGTATATTCAGTATTACGAAGAAAATATAAATGCACTTTCAACTGGGTGCGATCTCAAGGGATCGCCAGCGGAACAGTTCTTATGTGGGTTTGGCGTTGCTGTTCGCTCCGCCGCCATAAACTACTTGAAAGAAAACAGGCATCTTATTGAAGCTGAAGCTCAGCAAGTTGACACAGCAGCGGAATAGGATGAGGGGATTATTTAGGGAAGAGGTACATTAAGGTGAACCGTTCAGTCATTATTGCAATCGTCATTGCCATCGCGGCAGTTGGCTGGATTCTGTCAGGTCAATTTGAGGAACCTAAGACAGAAGCCTCTGAACCCATGGTGGAAGCAACAGCTTCCGATCAGCAGGACATTGCCAAAGCACTGCAGAGCAAGAAACACGATCCAATCCAGGTTGAGGTCCAGATGTCTTCAGCCCAATCTCGTTCCGAGCCGGTTGTTGTTCGCGGCGTCACTGAAGCCATTCGGATTGTTGAGCTGAAAGCTGAGACCCCAGGACGGGTTACCGAAATTATGGTGGAACGCGGTCAGCGAGTTAAAGAAGGTGATTTGCTTGTCAAATTTGCCTTAAAAGATCGGATGGCTCAGCTTGCAGAAGCAGAGGCCCTCGTCCGTCAACGGCAGATCGAATATGATGCAGCCAAGTCCCTGAATAAAAAGGGGTTTAGCGCGAAAACAACTCTCGCTGGAACCAAAGCACTGCTGGATAGCGCGCTTGCCCAGGCAGAAAGCGTCCGCATTTCATTGGAAGATTTGAAAATCCGGGCTCCGTTCGACGGGATCATCGAAGAACGCCACGCAGAAATTGGCGATTATATTAAAGATGGCAATTTGGTTGCGACCATCGTTGACGAAAACCCTGTTCTGATTGTCGGTCAGGTATCTGAGCTTGATGTCAACAAAATCCATGTGGGTGACAACGGTACTGCCAAACTGATTACTGGTGAAATCGTTAATGGACAAGTGCGCTTCATTGGTAAGACTGCTGACGCAGCAACTCGTACCTTTCGGGTTGAACTGCTTGTAGACAATCCAAATCTTAGCATTCGTTCCGGTGTCACGGCAGAAACTGTCTTTGAGACTGATAAAGTCATGGCCCACTTTATCACCCCAGCTATCCTAACTTTGAATGACGAAGGTGTGCTTGGTGTCCGTTCCGTAGATGATCAGGACATTGTTCATTTCCATCCTGTGAATGTACTTGCGGATACAGCTAGCGGTGCATGGGTAACAGGGCTTCCTGATCAGTTGAGACTGATTAAGGTGGGTCAGGAATTCGTGAAGGATGGGGAAAAAGTGATCCCACAGACATCCACTGCTGGAGTTGAGAAATGAATGCGATCATTGATGCCGCTATTCACCGCTCCAGAACAGTCATCAGTGCATTAGTTCTGATCCTGGTCGCGGGTTTCACGGCGTATGTGGATATTGCTAAAGAGGCTGATCCCGACGTCAATATTCCGATCATCTATGTCTCCATGACCCATGAAGGTATTTCGCCTGAGGACGCTGAGCGTCTATTGGTCCGCCCTATGGAAATTGAACTTAGGGGAATTGAAGGCATCAAGGAGATGCGTTCCACGGCGGGCGAAGGGCATGCCTCTGTCCTTATGGAGTTTGAAGCAGGTTTTGACTCCGATAGTGCCTTGGATGATGTTCGGGAAAAAGTTGATATTGCCAAACTGGAACTTCCGGACGAAACAGACGATCCTAGCGTTCACGAGGTCAATGTTGGCCTGTTCCCGGTCCTTGTTGTCACCCTATCCGGTGATATTCCCATGCGGTCCCTCATCCGAATTGCCAAAGATCTCCAGGATGATCTGGAAGGATTACCTGGTGTTCTCTCAGCAGATATCGGCGGCGACCGGGAAGAAGTTCTGGAGGTTATTATCGATCCAGTGAAACTGGAAAGCTATCGGATCTCCAACACAGAACTTATCAACGCGGTCCAGTTGAATAACAAACTGGTGGCTGCCGGTTCCATGGATACAGGCAAAGGCCGTTTCTCCATCAAGGTTCCGGGTCTTTTTGAGACTGCAAAAGATGTCTTTTCCATTCCCCTAAAAGTCAATGGCGATGCTGTTGTCACATTGGGTGATGTAACCGATATTCGCCGGACATTTAAGGATGCGGAGAGTTATGCGCGCTTGAACGGTAAGCCCGCAGTTGTCCTGGAAATCAAAAAGCGGCTTGGCGAAAACATCATCGATACCATCGAGGATGTTAAATCCATGGTCGCTGAGGAACAGCAGGTCTGGCCCGAAGGACTTGAAGTGACCTTCAGTCAGGACAAATCCAAAGACATTCGGATTATGCTCAATGATCTGCAGAATAATATCATCAGTGCGATTATTCTGGTGATGATTGTTGTCATTAGCGCGCTTGGAATGCGAACCGCTGGTCTTGTAGGTCTGTCTATCCCAGGCTCTTTTCTGATCGGGATTTTGTACCTGTACCTCTTTGGCTTCACCATTAATATTGTTGTTCTCTTTGGCTTGATCCTTGCGGTTGGTATGCTTGTGGATGGCGCGATCGTGGTTACCGAATTTGCTGACCGGAAAATGGCAGAAGGCTACGACAAAGTGGAAGCCTATAGCCTGGCCGCCAAACGTATGGCTTGGCCGATTATCGCGTCAACTGCAACAACATTGGCTGTGTTTATGCCGCTTCTGTTCTGGCCAGGCGTTGTGGGCGAATTTATGAAGTTCCTCCCCATCACGCTGATCACGACTTTGACCGGATCACTTCTGATGGCTCTGATCTTTGTGCCAACCCTCGGCTCTGTTTTTGGAAAAGCAGGGAGTGTTAACTCCAAAACACTGGGCGCATTGGCCGCAGCTGAATCAGGTGACATCCGGACGATTGGCGGCGGAACCGGTTTATATGTCCGCTCCCTCGCCTTTTGCCTACGTCATCCGTTTAAGATTGTCATGGTCGCCGTAGCTGCCCTGGTTGGTGTGCAAATGTATTACGCGACCCATGGTAATGGCGTGGAGTTCTTCCCGGATGTAGAGCCGGAAATGGCGCTCGTCTATGTGCATGCCCGAGGAAATATGTCCACGTTGGAAAAAGACCAGCTTGTGCGCTCTGTTGAGAGAGAAGTTCTAAAGCTGGATGATTTCTCGTCTGTCTACGCCAAAACCGGTGGCGGCAGTGATGGACAGGATATCTCTGAAGATGTCATCGGCGTGATCCAAACCGAGTTTAAGGACTGGTTTGAGAGACGGCCGGCTGATGTTGTGTTTGATGATATCCGTGCCCGCACAAAACATATCGCCGGTATTTCCGTCGAAACGCGGGAGCCCGATACAGGTCCGCCAACTGGCAAGGACATTCAAATTGAACTGTCATCGCGTTTTCCTGAAAAGCTAACGCCGGAAGTAGCCAAAATCCGTAAATATCTTGAAGATAACGTGGACGACCTCATCGATCTTGAGGATAGCCGACCAATACCGGGTATTGATTGGGAAGTGGAAGTTGACCGAACTCAGGCCGGTAAATACGGCGCTGATGTAACCACGGTCGGTAAAACCATTCAGCTGGTGACCAACGGCATCAAAGCTCACGAATATCGTCCATCCGAAGTGGACGATGAGGTGGAAATTCGCGTTCGCTATCCGGAAAGCTATCGGAGCCTGGACCAGATCGACAACCTTCGGGTCAGCACGGAAATGGGAATGGTGCCCCTATCTAACTTCGCTACCCGAACACCACAGCAGAAAGTGGGCACCATCAAGCGGGTTGATAGCCGCCGGGTCCTGACAATCAAAGCGAATGTGAAACCGGGCATCCTGGTGGATAGCAAGGTGAAGGAGATTGAAAGCTGGCTTGTGAATGAAGCCGGAATTGATCCTGCGGTCAACTTCCGCTTTAAGGGTGAGGACGAAGAACAGAAGAAAGCTCAGGCGTTCCTTGGCAAAGCTTTTGGTGTCGCCCTGTTCATGATGGCCATTATTCTGGTAACCCAGTTCAATAGTTTCTATCACGCCTTCCTGATCCTGACGGCCGTTATCATGTCCACAATCGGGGTTTTTGTTGGCTTGATCGTCACGGGCCAACCCTTTGGTATTGTCATGACCGGGGTTGGGGTTATCTCCCTTGCCGGTATTGTGGTGAATAATAATATCGTCTTGATTGATACCTTTGCCCATCTTCGAAAACAGGGCATGGATGCACTAGAAGCCATTCTGAGAACTGGCGCTCAAAGGCTTCGCCCTGTAATGCTGACAACCGTCACAACCATCTTTGGTTTGCTACCAATGGCCATGCAGGTGAATATCGATTTCATCACCCGCGAAATCCAGACAGGTGCCCCCTCCTCTCAATGGTGGGTGCAGCTATCAACCGCGGTTGCCTTTGGTCTGACTTTCGCAACGGCACTGACACTGATTGTAACACCCTGCCTGTTGATGGTTGGGGCCAATGTTACAGCCTTCCGTGACCGAAGACGCGAACGGAGAAAGCAGAAGAAAGCAAAAATTACAGTGAAAGGGTCTGTGGCACCCGCAGAATAAACTCTTAAAAAAAGGCGGCCTTTTGGTCGCCTTTTTTAAGGCTTTGCCGGACGTCTCCAGACAGTAAGCGGTCCAAGGGTCTTGAACCCTAAGGAAATAAGTTCCTTGGCCTGATCGCTGTCTTCATAACCAAACAGGCGCTGATTGCCATACTGACTTGAAACAAGATCCGCGTAGACTTGGATTTCCTCTCCAAAACAGTTTGAAACACCAAATCCAAGACCCTTTTGATAGTTCACTAGACAGCCTCTATTCCCGTTGTCGATAAGGGAAATCTCGGAATGATCCAATAACGCTTGCGGAAATAAGTTAGCATCAGTTTCCTGCAATTCCCGTCCAAGAAATTTTACTGTCCATTCATTTAGTTGAAAGGGATCTTGAACCAAGGGAAGCCAGTATTCTGATTTTTCTGGATTAGCCTCTCGTCCAATCCAGAAAGCCTCAAACAGGATTTCAAAACCGTATGATCTGAAATCCAGGCAAGCAAAACTGTCTTTTACAAAATAATCTCGTGATGGAACTTGGTCAGCTAATCGCCCAATTTCCTCTTCCAGATTTGCCTGACTGCAAGTGATGGTTTGAAGGTCCGGGTAATAAAGGGGTGCGCCCCCTTCACAGTGGATAAAATTGGGCTCGGAAAATACGGATGTCCCGGCCAATTCCCACATCAACTTGCACCAATTAAGATTCAGCTGAACTGCAGATTGCAGTAAAGAGCAGGAAGTTTTTCCCTCAATCACTTCTTGGCGTCACTACTCTCAAGATCAGTGACGTTTTCACTCTTTCTGGCTTCCTTCGTTGCTTCTTCTTTTGCAAGCCTTTTATGGGTCGCAATGGCAAAAGGAATAGTCCCCAAATAGACGAGCGCAATCACGGTTAGAAGTTCCCAGGGGTAACTGGCCATCACCGCCGCAAGTCCACCCACAACCATAAGCATGGCGATAATATATTTTCGAGGAATACGGACCCGTTTAATTGAGAATGTCGGGATGCGACTTGCCATCAGGAAAGCCATAAAAAGCAGCCAGCCTGCATTTAGAATGTCAGAGCGGAAGAAATCAGTATCTGCATAAAAACTGATTACCATGAACAGCAAGGAAATAGATGCTCCTGCAGGTGCTGCTATGCCTGTAA contains the following coding sequences:
- a CDS encoding XdhC family protein, with protein sequence MTTDLDIAAKDDVIAHALEWQNSGRKVALATVIQTWGSAPRPMGSQLAIDEKGNMVGSVSGGCVEGAVVQEAIELMQSGGFKTLEFGVTDDEAWEVGLACGGRIRIFVESMT
- a CDS encoding NTP transferase domain-containing protein; the protein is MLSALKDQNVTEILAARLEKTDIPEDEAADTLARSFKGPYVNAEAPFTGRSNLIADSDGVVCLNRSLLKEINRIDPSITLATLKNFEKVTKGQMVGTVKIIPFSTSADFIEQALLKTGKADQHLISIVPFQQKKIAVISTRLPQTSDKLIQKSEQVLEDRLKACQNQILSRHEVEHHEAKLAPLIRSVAEGGADLILIFGASAITDIRDVVPAAVKEAGGQIDHFGMPVDPGNLLLLGKLGSSIVIGLPGCTRSPKFNGFDWVLERILADIPVTADDITELGEGGLLKEIASRPQPRSRKPRAEKQKSYKIGALLLAAGQSRRMGKDNKLLAVIDGKPMVRHVAETLKVSGLSPILMVTGHEADEVIKTVWDLGINTCHNPNYSNGLSTTLKVGFETLSPKVDGIIVCLGDMPFVTPEILNKLIAAFDPDKGKSIVIPTFNGKRGNPVLLSSQYWDEIQSITGDLGAKAIISAHEHSVEQVEIDTQTIFTDIDTPETLATYTDQIN
- a CDS encoding iron-sulfur cluster assembly scaffold protein: MIEELYQKNLMRLAANATGSGKLDHPDREETLDNPTCGDRITIQVRLENGKIVEFAQENRACLLCQASASLLAEQAIGMDAESLDQAIEKVQHILNGTTETENPPWEKLEFFTPVKDHKSRHICVLLPFRALKKLLSDKDN
- a CDS encoding DUF1289 domain-containing protein, with amino-acid sequence MHRKVIKAAPKNLTIPSPCTGVCTMDLKNEYCIGCFRTRLEIGGWIHLDNDEKLRVIKELRTRRREATGK
- a CDS encoding PadR family transcriptional regulator → MDVRNLCLGILTLGDATGYEIKKAFQDRLNLLYDASFGSIYPALNKLTEEKLVSCRAETQTKRPDKKVYSITEAGKAAFIKELQKDPLPDKFRSDTLATMIFTHFLSRDQITRMLDEYIQYYEENINALSTGCDLKGSPAEQFLCGFGVAVRSAAINYLKENRHLIEAEAQQVDTAAE
- a CDS encoding efflux RND transporter periplasmic adaptor subunit, with protein sequence MNRSVIIAIVIAIAAVGWILSGQFEEPKTEASEPMVEATASDQQDIAKALQSKKHDPIQVEVQMSSAQSRSEPVVVRGVTEAIRIVELKAETPGRVTEIMVERGQRVKEGDLLVKFALKDRMAQLAEAEALVRQRQIEYDAAKSLNKKGFSAKTTLAGTKALLDSALAQAESVRISLEDLKIRAPFDGIIEERHAEIGDYIKDGNLVATIVDENPVLIVGQVSELDVNKIHVGDNGTAKLITGEIVNGQVRFIGKTADAATRTFRVELLVDNPNLSIRSGVTAETVFETDKVMAHFITPAILTLNDEGVLGVRSVDDQDIVHFHPVNVLADTASGAWVTGLPDQLRLIKVGQEFVKDGEKVIPQTSTAGVEK
- a CDS encoding efflux RND transporter permease subunit, producing the protein MNAIIDAAIHRSRTVISALVLILVAGFTAYVDIAKEADPDVNIPIIYVSMTHEGISPEDAERLLVRPMEIELRGIEGIKEMRSTAGEGHASVLMEFEAGFDSDSALDDVREKVDIAKLELPDETDDPSVHEVNVGLFPVLVVTLSGDIPMRSLIRIAKDLQDDLEGLPGVLSADIGGDREEVLEVIIDPVKLESYRISNTELINAVQLNNKLVAAGSMDTGKGRFSIKVPGLFETAKDVFSIPLKVNGDAVVTLGDVTDIRRTFKDAESYARLNGKPAVVLEIKKRLGENIIDTIEDVKSMVAEEQQVWPEGLEVTFSQDKSKDIRIMLNDLQNNIISAIILVMIVVISALGMRTAGLVGLSIPGSFLIGILYLYLFGFTINIVVLFGLILAVGMLVDGAIVVTEFADRKMAEGYDKVEAYSLAAKRMAWPIIASTATTLAVFMPLLFWPGVVGEFMKFLPITLITTLTGSLLMALIFVPTLGSVFGKAGSVNSKTLGALAAAESGDIRTIGGGTGLYVRSLAFCLRHPFKIVMVAVAALVGVQMYYATHGNGVEFFPDVEPEMALVYVHARGNMSTLEKDQLVRSVEREVLKLDDFSSVYAKTGGGSDGQDISEDVIGVIQTEFKDWFERRPADVVFDDIRARTKHIAGISVETREPDTGPPTGKDIQIELSSRFPEKLTPEVAKIRKYLEDNVDDLIDLEDSRPIPGIDWEVEVDRTQAGKYGADVTTVGKTIQLVTNGIKAHEYRPSEVDDEVEIRVRYPESYRSLDQIDNLRVSTEMGMVPLSNFATRTPQQKVGTIKRVDSRRVLTIKANVKPGILVDSKVKEIESWLVNEAGIDPAVNFRFKGEDEEQKKAQAFLGKAFGVALFMMAIILVTQFNSFYHAFLILTAVIMSTIGVFVGLIVTGQPFGIVMTGVGVISLAGIVVNNNIVLIDTFAHLRKQGMDALEAILRTGAQRLRPVMLTTVTTIFGLLPMAMQVNIDFITREIQTGAPSSQWWVQLSTAVAFGLTFATALTLIVTPCLLMVGANVTAFRDRRRERRKQKKAKITVKGSVAPAE